DNA sequence from the Fibrobacter sp. UWB11 genome:
TTCGAGGTACTTGCTCTGAGCCTTTACATAAAGACCGAGCTTCGGGTTTGCCATGCTAGAACGGTAGCCTTCCTTATTTGTGGTATAGCCCTTAGTTCTATTAACAGCTCCGGTTGCATCAACGGCATAATCAAGAGCCTGCGGATCCGGAATAAACACCGTGGAATCCGTAATGCTAACACCCACATCGGCCATCAAGTAGAGTTTCGGGGTAACGTTACCCTTCACATCAATTGTTGCAATGTGAGTATTGAGGAGGGTCGGGAAACCTAAATCGGTATATGTGGTCCACTGCGAACGGAATTCCGGTTCGAAGATGGTTCCCTTATCATAGGTAACACCCATGTAGTTCACACCGACGGTAAGGTTATCAGCAATCTTTTCCTTGGCGATACGGCCATGGAGCACTGTACCGCGGAAATCGTAACCACCGGACATTTCGAGTTCGCCCGGCTGACCACCGTACATACGGAGACCGTCACGAGTTGCCACGTCGGCATCGATCGGCTGGGCAACGAGGAACTGGGCCTTCATGTCGTACGGAAGCTGGTAGACGTTGGCAAAGACACCACCGAAAGAGCGGTTCGTCCAGAATGCACGACCACCTTCCTTGACCGGCTTAAATGCCTTTTCCTTATAGTAAGTAGACACGGTCTTTTCGTCTTCGAAAAGTTCGTACTGCCAAACGAAACGCGGGTTCGTTTCACGTTCCCACATGGTAAGCGGAGAGGCGTTTGCCCAAATAACACCGCCTGCGGTAATGTAGGCACCGAACACACCTGCACGGATATCGACACCAACGTTCAATTCTTCGTTAATCGTCGAAGAATAGTAGTCCGTAGAGTGGTCGAACAAGACACGTTCATTGTCGGCATTAGTCGGGGACTTGGTCGGATTCTTGGCCAAGTAGTTCGTATAAATACCGCTCAAGTCGAACGGGAACATGAGGTTCGTAAACAACGTAATGTAGGAGTTCGGCATTGCGACAACGTTGACGTTCAAGATAGCGTCGACGTTTGTGCGGGCCTTATCGTCCCTGACCCACGGGCTCTGTTCGGAATAGTGGAAATTCTTCAAACGGAAAGCCATGTAACCGGAGACTGCCAGTGGCAGATCGTCCTTACCCAAAAGAGTCGATTCCATGTTACCGGAAAGAGTATCCAACGAAGCGTGAAGGGAATCAAGCTGCAACTGCGGAGGGAGAGCCCACGCAGCACCGAGGCTAGACGCTAGTAAAAGAGAAGAAACTGTTTTGCGCATAAAATCCTCTTAAATCTCGTTGCGGAACGGATAATGAGCCGGGCCTTCGTACGGCTTGCCATGCTTCTTAATCACAATATCGTCGATCCAAACCTTGAAGGATTCGTTTTCATCCTTACGGACTTCGAGACGGAAGCCCTTGAAGTTGGACCATGCGAACGGGAGCATCACTTCGCGCGTGTTCTTTGCATCCCAGTAAACACCGGTATTACCGAAGAGTTTCAGAGGAATGCTGAAGTGCTTCCATTCAGTCGTAATTTCACCAAGACTCTTGGAACGGAGCTTGACCTGGAGGGATTCGCCGTTGCTCTTGACGCCATCGTCAACGAGCACGAACAAGGCGTTTTCACCACCCTGGGCACCCTTGATCCAAAATTCGAGAACACCTTCTTCCAAATAAGGAGTCAAGTCCACGGAACCCGCAATACAAATTGCAACGCCGGAATAGTCACTTGCGATAAGTTCGATTTCCATGGAAAGAGCACCTTCCATAGCGTACTTATCCGTGAGTACCGGTTCGGGGTTTTCACGCGGATACTGGTAGGTATAACCACCACCGCGAGGAATAGCCTCACGCATGACAACGGTGACAACTTCTTTATCAGGACGGAACGGCTTGGGATCCTTCATGACAAAGTGGGACTGGTCGCGGTCGCGGTAATCGCTAAAGCCGTAGCCAGCAAAAGAAGATGAAGCAAGAAGCATCGCCGCTAGAGCGGACTTCCAAATGGCTTTTTTTAAGTTTCCATTCATAATAGGTACAAATCTCCAAATTCGGATCGTCTACAATATAGCTTGTTTTTTGAGAAAACAACGCACCTGCATTGCAAAAAAGGCTTTGCAAACCTCGATCCCTCAACGAAATACCACTATCAAAGCCGCATAAACGCTGGACTCAAGCGTATACAGAAATTTTTAGCATCGCAACGTTTCGGAATGTTTACAAATTAAGATTTTTGATAGGCGTCACATGGACTCAAGCGTAAACACAACATAAGCATGTTTTCATTTTTCTATTTTGCAATTGAATATAGATTTTGAGAACAGGTATTTATAGCGAAACCTTTTTGGGGGTCAACATGTTTAAAAAAGTTCTTTCTTCTTTGGCTATCGGCTGCGCCCTCGGATGCTCATTCTGGGCATGCGACAGCGGGTCTGCAACAATTCCTACTGCACCCACTACCACCAAAGCCACTCCCGTAGACTACACCTTGGGCAGAACCATGAACGCCATTCTCGGGCGCGGTATAAACCTTGGCAATTCTTGGGATTCGGAAGGTGCAGACGACAGCGGTTGGGGAAACCCGATCAACGACGGGGATTTCGCGATTATCAAAGCCGCCGGTTTCAATTCCGTGCGCATTCCGGTTCGCTGGCAATACGGTTCCGATTACGGCACTCATACGGTAGACCCGGACCGCTTAAACGGCGTTCTGGCAGACATTCGACTCGCCATCGCAAACGGACTTGCCGTAGTTGTTAACTTCCACCACTATGTAGAATTGAACTGCGCCGGTGGCGGTGGCACAAAATCGGATGGCTCCAAGTGCAAATACGACGCCAATGAGTTCACAGCCGAAAAAGCGCACTTCCTTGCCTTGTGGGCGCAAGTGGCAGCCGCAATGGCAGAATTTCCCGATAACATGGTCGTTCTTGAAATTTTGAACGAACCTTCGATCCCAAACGCTACGCTCGTAGACCAATTGATGAACGAAGCTTATACCGTTATCCGCACGTATGCTCCGGGCAAAACCATCATGTTTGAGACTTACCACTTGGCAAAGTTCGAAGACATTGAAAGCTTGCACATGCCTGCAGACGGCAACATCATCTTTAGTGGCCACTATTACCTCCCCTACAACTATAGTCACGAAGGTCACGGCTATGAATGCAAGGGCGATGCCACATTGACATCCACTGCAGTTGATGATTTCGCTTACTATGTTTCTCTCGCCTACAAATTCTACCCCGATATAAACGGAATTGA
Encoded proteins:
- a CDS encoding carbohydrate binding domain-containing protein, coding for MNGNLKKAIWKSALAAMLLASSSFAGYGFSDYRDRDQSHFVMKDPKPFRPDKEVVTVVMREAIPRGGGYTYQYPRENPEPVLTDKYAMEGALSMEIELIASDYSGVAICIAGSVDLTPYLEEGVLEFWIKGAQGGENALFVLVDDGVKSNGESLQVKLRSKSLGEITTEWKHFSIPLKLFGNTGVYWDAKNTREVMLPFAWSNFKGFRLEVRKDENESFKVWIDDIVIKKHGKPYEGPAHYPFRNEI
- a CDS encoding glycoside hydrolase family 5 protein — encoded protein: MFKKVLSSLAIGCALGCSFWACDSGSATIPTAPTTTKATPVDYTLGRTMNAILGRGINLGNSWDSEGADDSGWGNPINDGDFAIIKAAGFNSVRIPVRWQYGSDYGTHTVDPDRLNGVLADIRLAIANGLAVVVNFHHYVELNCAGGGGTKSDGSKCKYDANEFTAEKAHFLALWAQVAAAMAEFPDNMVVLEILNEPSIPNATLVDQLMNEAYTVIRTYAPGKTIMFETYHLAKFEDIESLHMPADGNIIFSGHYYLPYNYSHEGHGYECKGDATLTSTAVDDFAYYVSLAYKFYPDINGIDHIPMNMGEFGVAGGDNSPCQWQQGDGPSETGKAYWAEKTAKVAVQYGISFHYWSFGQTGGFQAFDGKNWLPGFPESLIF